Below is a window of Williamwhitmania sp. DNA.
CGACCCCATTGAGTATGAAAAGGTGAAGAATGCCTACATCCTCAAGAATAAAATGCTGGATGGCTCCAAGGACAATATGCGCGTGCTTCATCCACTGCCGAGGGTAAATGAGATTAACGAGGACGTTGACCCAAACCCAAAGGCCTACTATTTTACCCAAGCGCTAAATGGGGTTTACACCCGTATGGCCATTATGTGCTACATTTTGGGGCTTAAGAAATAACTTACAATCAAGTAAAACACACTGCCATGAAAAAGCAAAAACAGCTTAGCGTAAGCGCTATTGAAAACGGAACAGTGATTGACCATATTCCAGCACATAGCCTATTCAACGTAATCAACATTCTTGGGCTCGACAACTACACCAACCAGATAACCTTTGGCACCAACCTCGATAGCAAGCTGCTTGGAAAAAAGGCCATCGTGAAAATTGCAGACAAGTATTTCGAGAATGCCGATATCAACAAGATATCGCTGGTAGCTCCATCGGCTAAACTCAACATTATAAAGGGATACGAGGTGGTTGAAAAGAAGGAGGTAGAACTTCCTCAAATGGTGGAGGGAATCATCAGATGCGTAAACCCCAAGTGCATAACCAACAACGACCGGGTGAAGCAAAAATTCACCATTGAATCGAAGGAGGAGGTGTCGCTGCGCTGCCACTACTGCGAAAAGATCACCGACCAGGGGCACTTTGAATTTGTTTAGACCAGGAAGGAAAAAGGAAGTTAGAAGAAGTCGTAGCGAAGCGAAGATCCCGGAAGAAGAAGTTAAAAGAAGTTAGAAGAATGTTGAGACGCACTACCGTGCGTCTCCTTTTTGTCAGTAAGAGTATTTAATCGATTGTAAGGGCAAAAAACATTTCGCCCTTATTCTATATCTACAAAGCATTATTGCAAGGCAAAACCGCAATGCGGTTTAATATGAATAGCCTTGGGCGATAGCCCATGGAGCAGAAGGTACCCAAATGCGAGCGGTGTAAGGTAATCAGGTGTAAAAATCAAACTGCTTCGTATGCACCGCAATAACCGAAAGGTATTAAAAAGAGAAGTAAAAGAAGTTAGAAGAATTAAAAGAACGTAGAGACGCACGGTTGAGCGTCTCTTTATGCATAAATTAATTGCGTGTTGAGATAGGGCCTATGGCTTCCAATAGTGCCCATTAATACATAAAAAAGGGCCTTCACACTGAAGACCCCATCTATTTTTATCGGATGCCCTAGAGCACGTAATATTCTAAATAGCTATGGTTAACGCAACCGATCCATCGACCGAACTATCGCCTCGTCGCGAGCAATTCGTCTCAGTGCCATAAAGGTAAAGAAGGCAGCAACCAGCGGAAAAACATCGATTATGGAGAAGTTTGCAGGAACGTTCAACGAGCTTTTTACCTGATACATGTAGTAGCCCCACAACCCCTCGAGGCCAATGAGCAGAATAAAATTAAACACCGAAAGCCGTATCTGAATCATCCTTTTTTTGTAGAAAAAGATAGTTACCAGTGCAATTACAATCGTTAAAATGGTCAATATCAACAGTGGCCACGTTTTTGCCATTAACTTGTCGGCATCTGGATTAAGAGACGAAATGCCGGTTAAGCGAAAGAGATATTCATTACCCCCATATAAAAACCTACCCAGCGGTAAATGGAGCCAAAAAGAGAGCAAGGCGGTAACGCAAAGAAGATAAAGCGACTGAATTCGTTGTATCATTATTCCAAAGTTTTCACAAAAGTAATACAACCAATAAAATATGGCACTAAAAGTAACCAGCTAAATTCTCTTAACCTTAAAATTATTCATCAATTATGGTGTTACTATTCAAAGTGTAGAATTGAATCCATATATTAGCTGCTTGTTTAAAATTGTAAAATTATGCGAGTAATTGAACCCTCAGAACTCATTATCAACACAGATGGAAGTGTTTTTCACCTGCACATGCTTCCGGAAGACCTTGCAAAAGACGTTATCCTTGTAGGCGACCCAGGTCGAGTAGACCTAGTCGCCAGCTATTTCGAAAAAATTGACTGCAGCAGAAGCAATCGGGAGTTTGTGACCAAGACAGGCTACTACAAGGGAAAACGTATTACCGTTCTCTCCACCGGAATTGGAACCGACAACATCGACATTGTAGTGAACGAACTTGATGCGCTAGCCAACATCGACCTTAAGGAACGCACCGTTAAGCCAACCCATACCAGCCTAAACCTCATCCGCATTGGCACATCGGGTGCTTTGCAGGGCGACATTCCTGTGGGTTCCTTTGTTCTTTCCCAAATGTCCATTGGATTCGATGGTCTGCTCAACTTCTACGCCCGCCGCAATGAGGTTTGTGATCTGGAAATGGAGAAGGCGTTTATAAAATTTATGGATTGGAACGAACAGTGCGCAAAACCGTACTTCGTTGAGGCATCCCCCATTCTTTGTGAAAAAATGAAAGCGTTCACCATTGAAGGGGTTACCATTTCTGCTCCCGGTTTTTATGGCCCACAAGGTCGCGTTCTACGCCTCCCCTTGGCCGATGCCGAGCTGAATGAGAAAATTGAATCGTTCCGCTACAATGGTCGAAAAATAACCAACTTCGAGATGGAGAGCTCTGCCATTGCAGGTCTATCTAAACTCCTAGGACACCAAGCGGTTACCATGTGTGCAATTATTGCTAATAGAGTAACTAAAACTGCTTTCGACGACTACAAACCATCGATAAAAACTTTGGTAGAAAAAGTACTAGAGAGCATTGTTAAGTAAGAATGGAAACGAACCAGCTTAAGGCATTACTAACACTTCTTGATGATCCTGACCGTGAAATCTTTCACCATGTAGCAGAAAGGCTTCTTGGTCAGGGCGAAGAGGTTGTTCCCATGCTGGAAGAGGCATGGGAAACCTCCTTAAACCCGCTGGTTCAGGATAGAATTGAAGAACTTGTTAGCTTAATCCAAGCGGAAACAACCCAAAAAGGATTGACCAGCTGGGTAAATAGCCTAGAGCTAGATCTCCTTGAGGGAGCATACTGGATTAGCCGATTTCAATACCCAGAGCTGGATAGAAGCCATATCTCTGACGCAATTGAAAAAGTAAAAAAAGACGTTTGGCTCGAGTTGAATAAGAATCTTACAGCCCTAGAAAAGGTCAAAGTAATCAACTATATCCTGTTCGACGTCCATGGTTTTGCCAACCACTCCTCCAACATATTTTCTTTACAAAGTTCGTTTGTTCATCAGGTTATTGAGACCAAGAGAGGGAATCCATACTCTTTAGCAATAATATATGCAGGCATTGCTCAGCAGCTTGGTCTACCCATTTATGGGGTTGATTTACCACGAAATTTTGTGCTGGCCTACAAAGACCCACTCTTTTCCGATCGCGAGGATGCCAAAACTACCGATAAGGTTCTATTTTACATCAACCCATACAACAAAGGCGCCATTTTAAGTTTCAAAGAGATAGACCACTACCTTGAACAGCTGAACGTTGATAAAAAACCAGAATTCTATCAACCATGCAGTAACCTGCAGACCTTGGTAAAGCTTGTAAACCACCTGGTAATCTCCTACAAAAAGATTGGATACAATGAGAAGGCGGCGAGCATGGAGAAACTCCTCAATATTTTACGACCAAACAATGAGCTAGAAGGGTAAACGGAGCTGCAGATTCTGCCACTCCTTCTTTTCTAGCTCTTCCTGTAGAATTTCCTTAACCACATTCTTACACCGCCCACAACCGGTAGAAGCCTTGGTGGCATTCTGCAGGTCGGTTATTGTGTCGATAGAATACTTATGAATCGCCTTTATTAGCTGAACCTTGGTAACATCGTAACAGTTGCAAACTTTCACCTTTTCTCCTTTTTGGCAAAATTAAGTAAAAACCTTTAGCGATTGGCATAATAGTTCAGCCCTAGTTTGGATATAAGGGAAAAAAGACTACTTTTGCACGCTGTTATTTAATCATTTAAACGCTAAATAGCTATGTTGAATCAGTACGAAACCGTTTTCATTGCCACTCCAGTGCTCTCCGATGGGCAGCTGAAGGAGTTGGTGACAAAATTCCGCGGTGTAATCACCGAGAACGGTGGGGAGATAGTACACGAGGAGGACTGGGGCCTCCGTAAGCTGGCTTACCCTATCCAAAAAAAATCAACTGGATTCTATTACATGATAGAGTTCAAAGCTCCTGGACAACTCATCGATACACTGGAAGTTCAGTATCGACGTGACGAGCGCATTATCCGTTTTCTAACCTTTAGAATGGATAAGTATGCCGTTGAGTATAGTGAGAAGAAACGTGCGAACAAACAGGAAAAAAAGATGGAGGAATAAGCCATGAGCCAAAACAATTCAGAAATCAGATACCTTACCCCCCCAACGGTAGAAATTAAGAAGAAAAAATACTGCCGTTTTAAGAAGAACAAGATCAAGTATGTTGATTACAAAGATCCTGAGTTTCTTAAAAAATTCTTGAATGAGCAGGGTAAAATTCTTCCTCGTCGCCTAACCGGTACCTCTTTGAAGTATCAAAAAAAAGTTGCCCAAGCCGTAAAAAGAGCTCGTCATTTGGCATTGCTGCCATTCGTAACCGATTTGTTGAAATAAGAAAATTGGAGGATCTACCATGGAAGTAATTCTTAAGCAAGATGTGGCCAACTTAGGCCAAAAAGACGATATTGTAAAGGTAAAAGACGGTTATGCAAATAACTATCTCGTTCCTCAGGGTTTTGCAATTTTCGCTTCAGTTTCGGCCAAAAAGGTACATGCTGAAAATCTACGCCAGCGGGCACATAAGGAAGAAAAGGTTAAGGACGATGCTCTCGAAATTTTAAAGAAATTAGAGGGTTTAAGTCTCACCATCTCTACCAAGACCAGCTCTACCGGTAAGATTTATGGTTCTATCAACACCATTCAAGTTGCAGAGGCTTTAGAGGCCAAAGGGTTCAACATTGAAAGGAAGCAAATTACTCTTGTTGAGGACCAAATCAAGGAAATCGGTAAGTATGTTGCCACCATCAAGCTGCACAAGGATGTTAAGGTTGAAATTCAGCTAGAGATCGTATCGGAGTAATTACACTCAGATTAACATAAGAAAAAGGGCTCCAAAAGAGCCCTTTTCTATTTTCTTACTATCATCAGATTAAGTACATTACTTAGCTGCAATGGTTTCAATTTCGACCATTACCCCGAGCGGCAACTTAACCACACCATAGGCCGCTCTTGCCGGCATATCCGTGGTAAAATACTTAGCATACACCTCATTCATGGCTGCAAAATTGTCCATGTCGCTCAGCAGCACCGTTGCCTTTACCACATTATCAAGGGTGTAGCCTGCAGAGTTCAGTATAGCAGCAATATTCTTAAATACCTGTTCTGTCTGCTCCTTAATGCCACCATCGACAACCTTTCCAGTCTCGGGATTCAGCGGAATTTGACCGGAAATGTAAAGAGTGCCATTGGCCTCTACGGCTTGGCTGTATGGACCAACTGCCTTAGGTGCAAGGTCGGTGTGAACTATCTTTTTCATGGTTATTGTATTGGTTTCAAACGAGAATTATCACCCTAAAACTGCTGATCAAGATTATCAGTCCACGACTTACGCTTATCATACTTGAGATCGCGCAAGAGCCCTGATTTTACATTTATCCTAAAGCTGTAGCTCTGACGAGGCCCAAGTGGAATCCATGTAAACGACATCTCCCAGCAGTGCAGATCCCTATTAATACCCAACGAAGTATAGGTAAGCTGATTCATTTTAAAGTCCCAACCGGAGGAGTAGGTAATTTTCCATTTAGGTGTAAGGCTTAGTCCGCCCGAAAAGTTAACGGTTTGGTTTATCGTAGAGGTGAAAGCAGGCTTAGAATAATTTAAGCTATAGTTTAGGCTTATGTTCCAGGGAACAGAAAAGTCAACATAACCGGATGGAGGTATACCGTATGGTGTATTATTATTATCGTATTGGTTCTGAAATGTTTCCACCACCGGCGCTGTTTCTTGATTAGCAGGCTGATTTTTCTCCACACCAGCCTTTGTTGCTTGGCTCTGGAATGAAAGATTGAAAGAGGTGGTAAAATTCGTCAATCGTCCCAATTTTCCTGTTTCGTTATAGAGCCATTTATTAATTTTAGTCCCTCCAGAACTTAGAGCATAAGGATCTATGACTCCACCAAAATTCAATGCAAATTCCTTGGTGAGCGTAACTCTTCCCGAAAAATTAAACGGAGCCAACTTAAGCGAGTCAGCAAGCAAATTATAGGAAGAGGAAATCTGTAGGTTATCGAGCAGCTTTATTTTTCTAGTTTTTTGGGTTGAGTCACGGTCGCTCTTAACCTTCATCTCCAAAATATTTGAGAGCCCAAATCCAATTGATCCCGATCTGGAGGCACTAGGACCGCCAACAATTCCATTCTGAAAAATGGAATATTTTTGAGTTCTTCCTGTGGTATCCGATTGAACTGTACGATAGTAACCATAGTATGATGACGAAAAGTCAGGATGGTACGAAAAGGAGATGGAAGGGGTCATTACATGGCGAATAGCCTGAATTTTAGACCCTTTAGAAAATGTAAAGGTTCCATAAATTTTGGTAGACATGCTAGCAGAGTAGTTATACTCCATAGCTCTCTGAAAACCATTTACGGTATCTGTAATTAAGCTATCAGCCACAGTATCCCATTTCTTTCTAATGGTTTTGGTATACCAATATTCAGAGTAGTTTGCAGTTGGACTAACGTTAAGAAATTTAAGTAAGGAAAAAGATGTTGTAACCGGAATGGTTTGCTTCATTCCGTTGGTCATTTTATTTACCCAGTTGCCCTTAAAAAGCGAAGCCTCGCTGGTTGTATATTGGTTCTGCAAGCTAGAACTATAGGAAATTCCAATTTTCTCAAAAACATTTGGCCGTCCAGTAGCATTTTTTGACCTAAAAGGATAAACCGAACTCATGTTAAAGGTCATAACTGGTAAGCTTATAGATACCACCTTAGTTGTCGTAGTTTCGGAGTGGTTCGCGCTAAGAGAGAGGCTAAATGGTGTTCCTTCAAAAATGCGGGTATAAGCAATACTTGAGTTTATGGAACTGTTCAGATAGCTGGATGGATTATAGGTGGCGTAAGTATTATACGACGATTTAGTAAAGTTGACATTTGCATTAAAT
It encodes the following:
- a CDS encoding (2Fe-2S)-binding protein, with amino-acid sequence MKVCNCYDVTKVQLIKAIHKYSIDTITDLQNATKASTGCGRCKNVVKEILQEELEKKEWQNLQLRLPF
- a CDS encoding nucleoside phosphorylase, producing the protein MRVIEPSELIINTDGSVFHLHMLPEDLAKDVILVGDPGRVDLVASYFEKIDCSRSNREFVTKTGYYKGKRITVLSTGIGTDNIDIVVNELDALANIDLKERTVKPTHTSLNLIRIGTSGALQGDIPVGSFVLSQMSIGFDGLLNFYARRNEVCDLEMEKAFIKFMDWNEQCAKPYFVEASPILCEKMKAFTIEGVTISAPGFYGPQGRVLRLPLADAELNEKIESFRYNGRKITNFEMESSAIAGLSKLLGHQAVTMCAIIANRVTKTAFDDYKPSIKTLVEKVLESIVK
- a CDS encoding RidA family protein — its product is MKKIVHTDLAPKAVGPYSQAVEANGTLYISGQIPLNPETGKVVDGGIKEQTEQVFKNIAAILNSAGYTLDNVVKATVLLSDMDNFAAMNEVYAKYFTTDMPARAAYGVVKLPLGVMVEIETIAAK
- a CDS encoding putative LPS assembly protein LptD, which codes for MKRLICSIFTGFCLCLVLGAGLDAQVVSNAQLPDSVRSDTLKKKPKPPIDGPVNSTASDSIIYSMNGKMAYLFGNAKVTYQNMELTAAHIEFNMETKEAFAYGSIDSAGKALGKPVFKEGSDVYNMDSIRYNFDSRKAKIYGVITKQGDGFLHSKMTKKMADNTVNLIGGEYTTCDLPHPHFYIYLTKAKVIPNKEIITGPAFLVIEDVPLPIGIPFGFFPNRKGRHSGILIPRYGEETNRGFYLQQGGYYFGMSDYFDLALTGSVYSFGGWDLNAKSAYKVRYKYNGSLNISGVKLVVGSKGDADYMDQGTYSIQWRHSQDPKFKPNSSFNANVNFTKSSYNTYATYNPSSYLNSSINSSIAYTRIFEGTPFSLSLSANHSETTTTKVVSISLPVMTFNMSSVYPFRSKNATGRPNVFEKIGISYSSSLQNQYTTSEASLFKGNWVNKMTNGMKQTIPVTTSFSLLKFLNVSPTANYSEYWYTKTIRKKWDTVADSLITDTVNGFQRAMEYNYSASMSTKIYGTFTFSKGSKIQAIRHVMTPSISFSYHPDFSSSYYGYYRTVQSDTTGRTQKYSIFQNGIVGGPSASRSGSIGFGLSNILEMKVKSDRDSTQKTRKIKLLDNLQISSSYNLLADSLKLAPFNFSGRVTLTKEFALNFGGVIDPYALSSGGTKINKWLYNETGKLGRLTNFTTSFNLSFQSQATKAGVEKNQPANQETAPVVETFQNQYDNNNTPYGIPPSGYVDFSVPWNISLNYSLNYSKPAFTSTINQTVNFSGGLSLTPKWKITYSSGWDFKMNQLTYTSLGINRDLHCWEMSFTWIPLGPRQSYSFRINVKSGLLRDLKYDKRKSWTDNLDQQF
- a CDS encoding transglutaminase-like domain-containing protein, encoding METNQLKALLTLLDDPDREIFHHVAERLLGQGEEVVPMLEEAWETSLNPLVQDRIEELVSLIQAETTQKGLTSWVNSLELDLLEGAYWISRFQYPELDRSHISDAIEKVKKDVWLELNKNLTALEKVKVINYILFDVHGFANHSSNIFSLQSSFVHQVIETKRGNPYSLAIIYAGIAQQLGLPIYGVDLPRNFVLAYKDPLFSDREDAKTTDKVLFYINPYNKGAILSFKEIDHYLEQLNVDKKPEFYQPCSNLQTLVKLVNHLVISYKKIGYNEKAASMEKLLNILRPNNELEG
- a CDS encoding DUF4293 domain-containing protein — encoded protein: MIQRIQSLYLLCVTALLSFWLHLPLGRFLYGGNEYLFRLTGISSLNPDADKLMAKTWPLLILTILTIVIALVTIFFYKKRMIQIRLSVFNFILLIGLEGLWGYYMYQVKSSLNVPANFSIIDVFPLVAAFFTFMALRRIARDEAIVRSMDRLR
- the rpsR gene encoding 30S ribosomal protein S18, which encodes MSQNNSEIRYLTPPTVEIKKKKYCRFKKNKIKYVDYKDPEFLKKFLNEQGKILPRRLTGTSLKYQKKVAQAVKRARHLALLPFVTDLLK
- the pyrI gene encoding aspartate carbamoyltransferase regulatory subunit, with the translated sequence MKKQKQLSVSAIENGTVIDHIPAHSLFNVINILGLDNYTNQITFGTNLDSKLLGKKAIVKIADKYFENADINKISLVAPSAKLNIIKGYEVVEKKEVELPQMVEGIIRCVNPKCITNNDRVKQKFTIESKEEVSLRCHYCEKITDQGHFEFV
- the rplI gene encoding 50S ribosomal protein L9, with product MEVILKQDVANLGQKDDIVKVKDGYANNYLVPQGFAIFASVSAKKVHAENLRQRAHKEEKVKDDALEILKKLEGLSLTISTKTSSTGKIYGSINTIQVAEALEAKGFNIERKQITLVEDQIKEIGKYVATIKLHKDVKVEIQLEIVSE
- the rpsF gene encoding 30S ribosomal protein S6, producing the protein MLNQYETVFIATPVLSDGQLKELVTKFRGVITENGGEIVHEEDWGLRKLAYPIQKKSTGFYYMIEFKAPGQLIDTLEVQYRRDERIIRFLTFRMDKYAVEYSEKKRANKQEKKMEE